Proteins co-encoded in one Aphelocoma coerulescens isolate FSJ_1873_10779 chromosome 21, UR_Acoe_1.0, whole genome shotgun sequence genomic window:
- the LOC138121442 gene encoding uncharacterized protein codes for MESLRLLSKVPPSFLLAPSGPSPAPSVPSPAPSAPAGPSPAPSVPAPSVPAGPSPAPSVPSPAPSVPSPAPSVPAGPSPAPSVPSPAPSSSPAPSVPAPSVPAPSAPAGPSPAPSVPSPAPSVPAPSAPAGPSPAPSVPSPAPSAPAGPSPAPSVPSPAPSAPAGPSPAPSVPSSAPLPAPSVPSPAPSAPAGPSPAPSVPSCA; via the exons atggaatcattaag GctcttgtccaaagtccctccaTCTTTCCTGCTGGCCCCTTCAG gccccagccctgctcccagtgtccccagccctgctcccagtgcccctgcaggccccagccctgctcccagtgtccctgctcccagtgtccctgcaggccccagccctgctcccagtgtccccagccctgctcccagtgtccccagccctgctcccagtgtccctgcaggccccagccctgctcccagtgtccccagccctgctccca gctccagccctgctcccagtgtccctgctcccagtgtccctgctcccagtgcccctgcaggccccagccctgctcccagtgtccccagccctgctcccagtgtccctgctcccagtgcccctgcaggccccagccctgctcccagtgtccccagccctgctcccagtgcccctgcaggccccagccctgctcccagtgtccccagccctgctcccagtgcccctgcaggccccagccctgctcccagtgtccccagctctgctcctct ccctgctcccagtgtccccagccctgctcccagtgcccctgcaggccccagccctgctcccagtgtccccagctgtgct
- the NECAP2 gene encoding adaptin ear-binding coat-associated protein 2, whose product MAAEPEEEYESVLCVKPAVLVYRVPPRASNRGYRAAEWQLDQPAWSGRLRITAKGSTAFIKLEDKTSGELFAQAPVEQFPGIAVESVTDSSRYFVIRIEDGNGRRAFIGVGFVDRGDAFDFNVALQDHFKWVRQQSELARQAQDLEQGPKLDLGFKEGQTIKLNIANMKKKEGATGSTRPRPAGPGGLSLLPPPPGGKSSSGERPASLPTPAQLPGTPITDSLLSWPQPTAAPAADVWGDFAKASGSASNQTQGNTGWVQF is encoded by the exons atGGCGGCGGAGCCGGAGGAGGAGTACGAGTCCGTGCTGTGCGTGAAGCCGGCGGTGCTCGTGTACCGGGTACCGCCGCGGGCCTCCAACCGCGGCTACAG AGCCGCGGAGTGGCAGCTGGACCAGCCGGCCTGGAGCGGGCGCCTGCGGATCACGGCCAAGGGCAGCACGGCCTTCATCAAGCTGGAGGACAAGACCTCGG gagaGCTGTTTGCCCAGGCTCCTGTGGAGCAGTTCCCTGGCATCGCTGTGGAGAGTGTGACAGACTCCAGCAGATACTTTGTTATCCGGATTGAAGATGGGAATG gcCGCCGGGCGTTCATCGGAGTCGGCTTTGTGGACCGAGGGGATGCCTTTGACTTCAACGTGGCTCTCCAGGACCACTTCAA GTGGGTGAGGCAGCAGAGCGAGCTGGCCCGGCAGGCCCAGGACCTGGAGCAGGGCCCCAAGCTGGATCTGGGCTTCAAGGAgggacaaaccatcaaactcaACATCGCT aacatgaagaaaaaagaaggagcCACAGGGAGCACCAGGCCACGTCCTGCAGGGCCTGGGGGCCTGAGCTTGCTCCCACCACCCCCTGGAGGAAAATCCAGCTCCGGAGAGCGCCCGGCCTCGCTCCCCACGCCCGCCCAGCTCCCGGGAACCCCCATCACAG ATTCCCTGTTGtcctggcctcagcccactgctgctCCGGCTGCTGATGTCTGGGGAGACTTTGCCAAGGCTTCGGG GTCGGCTTCTAACCAGACTCAGGGGAACACTGGCTGGGTTCAGTTCTGA